Proteins encoded in a region of the Pseudomonas sp. PDNC002 genome:
- a CDS encoding FMN-binding glutamate synthase family protein, with protein MNLSLLSRYAFFAACVLFTLLSLPFLGHDWIWPFTLLTLVLSVIGVFDLLQERHAVRRNYPILGNIRYLVEAIRPEIRQYLLEGDQEALPFSRAQRALVYSRAKNETADKPFGTLIDVYQSGFEFIAHSIRPAPVADPCTFRVSVGGPDCQQPYSISVFNISAMSFGSLSANAIRALNKGAKLGGFIHDTGEGSISPYHREYGGDLTWELGSGYFGCRNDDGTFSPERFAKQAVDPQVKMIEIKLSQGAKPGHGGILPKHKVTEEIAATRGVPMGKDCISPSSHSAFSTPKGLLDFIVQLRQLSGGKPVGFKLCIGHPWEFMGIAKAMHETGILPDFIVVDGKEGGTGAAPLEFTDHMGLPMREGLLFVHNTLVGLNLRDKIRIGASGKIVSAFDIASVLAMGADWANSARGFMFAIGCIQSQSCHTNKCPTGVATQDPLRQRALVVPDKAERVYSFHRNTLKGLAEMIAAAGIQHPSQLEAKHLVRRVSATEIRLFSHLHYFLKPGELTSGNIEGEFYERIWRMARSDSFDAADA; from the coding sequence ATGAACCTGTCGCTGCTCAGCCGTTATGCCTTCTTCGCCGCGTGCGTCCTGTTCACCCTGCTCAGCCTGCCCTTCCTGGGACATGACTGGATCTGGCCCTTCACCCTGCTGACCCTCGTCCTGAGCGTGATCGGGGTGTTCGACCTGCTGCAGGAACGCCACGCCGTGCGGCGCAACTACCCGATCCTCGGCAACATCCGCTACCTGGTGGAAGCCATCCGCCCGGAGATCCGCCAGTACCTGCTCGAAGGCGACCAGGAGGCCCTGCCCTTCTCCCGCGCCCAGCGCGCGCTGGTGTACTCGCGGGCGAAGAACGAGACCGCCGACAAGCCCTTCGGCACCCTGATCGACGTCTACCAGTCCGGCTTCGAGTTCATCGCCCACTCCATCCGCCCGGCGCCGGTGGCCGATCCCTGCACCTTCCGCGTCAGTGTCGGCGGCCCGGACTGCCAGCAGCCCTACTCCATCTCGGTGTTCAATATCTCGGCGATGAGCTTCGGCTCGCTGAGCGCCAACGCCATCCGCGCGCTGAACAAGGGCGCCAAGCTCGGCGGCTTCATCCATGACACCGGCGAGGGCAGCATCAGCCCGTACCACCGCGAATACGGCGGCGACCTGACCTGGGAGCTGGGCAGCGGCTACTTCGGCTGCCGCAACGACGACGGCACCTTCAGCCCCGAGCGCTTCGCCAAGCAGGCGGTCGACCCGCAGGTGAAGATGATCGAGATCAAGCTGAGCCAGGGCGCCAAGCCCGGCCACGGCGGCATCCTGCCCAAGCACAAGGTCACCGAGGAAATTGCCGCGACCCGTGGCGTGCCCATGGGCAAGGACTGCATTTCGCCCTCTTCCCACAGCGCCTTCAGCACGCCCAAGGGGTTGCTCGACTTCATCGTTCAGCTGCGCCAGCTCTCCGGTGGCAAGCCTGTGGGCTTCAAGCTGTGCATCGGCCATCCGTGGGAGTTCATGGGCATCGCCAAGGCCATGCACGAGACCGGCATCCTCCCCGACTTCATCGTCGTCGACGGCAAGGAAGGCGGCACCGGCGCCGCGCCCCTGGAGTTCACCGACCACATGGGCCTGCCGATGCGCGAGGGCCTGCTGTTCGTGCACAACACCCTGGTCGGCCTGAACCTGCGCGACAAGATCCGCATCGGCGCCAGCGGCAAGATCGTCAGCGCCTTCGATATCGCCAGCGTGCTAGCCATGGGCGCCGACTGGGCCAACTCGGCGCGGGGCTTCATGTTCGCCATCGGCTGCATTCAGTCGCAGAGCTGCCACACGAACAAATGCCCCACCGGCGTTGCCACCCAGGACCCGCTGCGCCAGCGTGCCCTGGTCGTGCCGGACAAGGCCGAACGCGTCTACAGCTTCCACCGCAATACGCTCAAAGGCCTGGCCGAGATGATCGCCGCCGCGGGCATCCAGCATCCGTCGCAGCTGGAAGCCAAGCACCTGGTGCGCCGTGTGTCCGCCACCGAGATCCGCCTGTTCTCGCACCTGCACTACTTCCTCAAGCCGGGCGAGCTGACCTCGGGCAACATCGAGGGCGAGTTCTACGAGCGCATCTGGCGCATGGCGCGCAGTGACAGCTTCGACGCCGCCGACGCCTAA
- a CDS encoding LuxR C-terminal-related transcriptional regulator — protein MSLSLQDIAWHRSVGQLIEALDKPNFWTLLVRLLGQYVPFDSWVVLLFSNGRPQVFAECPGEDGGPDSLFQDYLKGLYLLDPFYIASREAPGSGLFRLDDVAPEMFEQTDYFQRYFSLNVVADEVQINVQLDAERTLCCSVGSKGRFTPEQIALLALVQPWIAGLMRQRMAFEREVQEAPPPPRWQTRLESTAQQMETPLTARELEVGRLMLSGCSSKEIARKLAISAETVKVHRKHMYAKLGIKSQSELFSLFLQAQG, from the coding sequence ATGAGCCTTTCCCTTCAGGATATCGCCTGGCACCGCTCGGTCGGGCAGCTGATCGAGGCACTGGACAAGCCGAATTTCTGGACCTTGCTGGTGCGTCTGCTGGGCCAGTATGTGCCCTTCGACAGCTGGGTCGTGCTGCTCTTCAGCAATGGTCGGCCACAGGTTTTCGCCGAATGCCCGGGCGAGGACGGCGGCCCCGACTCACTGTTCCAGGACTACCTCAAGGGCCTCTACCTGCTCGACCCGTTCTACATCGCCAGCCGCGAGGCACCCGGCAGCGGACTGTTCCGCCTGGACGACGTGGCGCCGGAGATGTTCGAACAGACCGACTACTTCCAGCGTTACTTCAGCCTGAACGTCGTCGCCGATGAAGTGCAGATCAACGTGCAGCTCGACGCAGAGCGCACCCTCTGCTGCTCGGTGGGCAGCAAGGGCCGCTTCACCCCGGAGCAGATCGCCCTGCTCGCCCTGGTGCAACCCTGGATCGCCGGCCTGATGCGCCAGCGCATGGCCTTCGAGCGCGAGGTGCAGGAAGCGCCCCCGCCGCCGCGCTGGCAGACCCGCCTGGAGTCCACCGCGCAGCAGATGGAAACGCCGCTCACCGCGCGCGAGCTGGAAGTCGGCCGGCTAATGCTCAGCGGCTGCTCCAGCAAGGAAATCGCCCGCAAGCTGGCGATCTCCGCTGAAACGGTGAAAGTCCATCGCAAGCACATGTACGCCAAGCTGGGGATCAAGTCGCAGTCGGAGCTGTTCTCATTGTTCCTGCAGGCGCAGGGCTGA
- a CDS encoding carbon-nitrogen hydrolase family protein: MKVELVQLAGRDGDVAWNLARTLEAIHACADDTQLVVFPETQLTGFPTAANIAAIAEPIEGPSVQAVQRAAREKNISVAVGFAEAAEDGRFYNTTLLITPEGIAMKYRKTHLWASDRGIFTPGDRYATCLWSGIRVGIVICFDIEFPESARALGQLGAELIIVTNGNMDPYGPTHRTAIMGRAMENQAYAVMVNRVGEGDDGLVFAGGSAVVDPYGQLIVEAGREECRQIVELDFERLAQSRRDYSYLGERRFVLPGEMREHADGLRELIIPA; encoded by the coding sequence ATGAAAGTAGAACTCGTCCAACTCGCCGGCCGTGATGGCGATGTGGCCTGGAACCTGGCCCGCACCCTGGAGGCCATCCACGCCTGCGCCGACGACACCCAACTGGTGGTGTTCCCCGAGACCCAGCTGACCGGCTTCCCCACTGCAGCGAACATCGCGGCAATTGCCGAGCCGATCGAGGGCCCCAGCGTACAGGCCGTGCAGCGTGCCGCGCGGGAGAAGAACATCTCCGTCGCCGTGGGCTTCGCCGAAGCCGCTGAGGATGGCCGCTTCTACAACACCACGCTGCTTATCACCCCCGAAGGCATCGCCATGAAGTACCGCAAGACGCATCTGTGGGCGTCGGACCGCGGCATCTTCACCCCCGGCGACCGCTACGCCACCTGCCTGTGGAGCGGCATCCGCGTCGGTATCGTGATCTGCTTCGACATCGAGTTCCCCGAATCCGCCCGCGCCCTGGGCCAACTGGGCGCCGAGCTGATCATCGTGACCAACGGCAACATGGACCCGTACGGCCCGACCCACCGCACCGCGATCATGGGCCGCGCCATGGAAAACCAGGCCTACGCCGTGATGGTCAACCGCGTCGGCGAAGGTGACGACGGCCTGGTGTTCGCCGGCGGCAGTGCCGTGGTCGATCCCTACGGCCAACTCATCGTCGAGGCTGGCCGCGAAGAGTGCCGGCAGATCGTCGAGCTGGACTTCGAGCGCCTGGCGCAATCGCGCCGCGACTACAGCTACCTGGGCGAGCGCCGTTTCGTGCTGCCCGGCGAGATGCGTGAGCACGCAGACGGCTTGCGCGAGCTGATCATTCCCGCCTGA
- a CDS encoding L-serine ammonia-lyase — translation MTLSVFDMFKPGVGPSSSHTVGPMCATREFVDRLRDDGLLARTTAVEVHLYGSLSATGKGHATDRACLIGLLGIDPAEADPAALAPQVDDILLRHRLRLGGVEEIDFDPARQLVFHDDSLPAHPNGLHLRALDEQGELLAERVCYSVGGGFVVDQADFNTDRALPDSPMPYPFRSAEELLRLCHEHGFRRISDLMWANELAVRSEAEIHAGLAHIWEEMQACVNRGLETEGTLPGGLKVRRRAPMLFRRLNEADSGNLIATTLGAMDWVDLWALAVNEENAAGGRVVTAPTNGAAGIVPAVLHYYARYDDNAKADSIERYLLTAAAIGMLCKLNASISGAEVGCQGEVGSACAMAAAGLAEVLGGSLEQVENAAEIGLEHNLGLTCDPVAGLVQVPCIERNAMASLKAINAAQLALRGDGQHLVSLDKAIDTLRETGRDMMDKYKETSKGGLAVNVIAC, via the coding sequence ATGACCCTCAGCGTCTTCGACATGTTCAAGCCCGGTGTCGGGCCGTCCAGCTCCCACACCGTCGGACCGATGTGCGCCACCCGCGAGTTCGTCGATCGCCTGCGTGACGACGGCCTGCTGGCCCGAACCACGGCCGTAGAGGTGCATCTCTACGGCTCCCTCAGCGCCACCGGCAAGGGCCACGCCACCGACCGCGCCTGCCTGATCGGCCTGCTCGGCATCGACCCGGCCGAAGCCGATCCCGCCGCCCTCGCCCCGCAGGTGGACGACATCCTGCTGCGCCATCGCCTGCGCCTGGGCGGCGTGGAGGAAATCGACTTCGACCCGGCGCGCCAACTGGTCTTCCACGACGACAGCCTGCCCGCCCACCCCAACGGCCTGCACCTGCGCGCGCTGGATGAACAGGGCGAGTTGCTGGCCGAGCGCGTCTGCTACTCGGTCGGCGGCGGCTTCGTGGTAGACCAGGCTGACTTCAACACCGACCGCGCCCTGCCCGACAGCCCCATGCCTTATCCCTTCCGCAGCGCCGAGGAACTGCTGCGCCTTTGCCACGAGCACGGATTCAGGCGCATCAGCGACCTGATGTGGGCCAACGAACTGGCGGTGCGCAGCGAGGCAGAGATCCACGCCGGGCTCGCGCATATCTGGGAGGAAATGCAGGCCTGCGTGAACCGCGGCCTGGAAACCGAAGGCACGCTGCCCGGCGGGCTGAAGGTGCGCCGCCGCGCGCCCATGCTGTTCCGCCGGTTGAACGAGGCGGACAGTGGCAACCTGATCGCCACCACGCTCGGTGCGATGGACTGGGTGGACCTCTGGGCGCTGGCCGTCAATGAAGAAAACGCCGCCGGCGGACGTGTCGTGACCGCGCCCACCAACGGCGCCGCCGGCATCGTTCCGGCGGTGCTGCATTACTACGCGCGCTATGACGACAACGCCAAGGCCGACAGCATCGAGCGCTACCTGTTGACCGCCGCCGCCATCGGCATGCTCTGCAAGCTCAATGCGTCGATTTCCGGCGCCGAGGTCGGCTGCCAGGGCGAGGTCGGCTCGGCCTGCGCCATGGCGGCCGCCGGGCTGGCGGAAGTCCTGGGCGGTAGCCTGGAACAGGTGGAGAACGCCGCGGAGATCGGCCTGGAGCACAACCTCGGCCTGACCTGCGACCCGGTCGCCGGGCTGGTACAGGTGCCCTGCATCGAGCGCAACGCCATGGCCTCGCTCAAGGCCATCAACGCCGCCCAACTCGCCTTGCGCGGCGACGGCCAGCACCTGGTCAGCCTGGACAAGGCCATCGACACCCTGCGCGAAACAGGGCGCGACATGATGGACAAGTACAAGGAGACCTCGAAGGGCGGGCTGGCGGTGAATGTGATTGCCTGTTGA